AACGAGATGACTGTTAATGCAGAACCATAGCCGAAATCGCTTCCATTGATTGCTAAGTTTGCAATATACATGGTCAGCGTAGTTGTCGAGTTAGCAGGACCTCCGCCAGTTAAGTTGAAAATCAAGTCGACGTTATTAAACTCCCATACCGTTCGTAGTAAAGTCGTTAACACGATTGTGTTTTTCAAGTGTGGCAAAGTAATATGGACAAATGATTCCCATTTACTCGCACCATCAATTTCAGATGCTTCATATAACTCTTCTGGAATACTTTGTAATGATGCTAATAATGTAATCGCAAAGAATGGAATTCCTCTCCATAATTCAGCAATGATCACTGAAATGAAAGCGCTTGTAGTGCCGGCCAAAAAAGCTTGCGGTTCACTAATAATGCCTAACTTCATTAAAATGTCATTAAAGACGCCCATATGCTCGTTATACATTAATGACCACATAACCGAAGCAAGAACCCCTGAGATTGCCCACGGTATAAACGCAATCGCTCTCACAAATCCTCTCAATCTAAATGTTTGGTTTAAAAGTAATGCAAAAATCAAACCAAAAATCAATTGAAGACCAACTTGTGAAACTACCCATTTTAAACTTGTTAGTAAACTCGGAAAGAATAGCTTATCTTCCGTAAATATTTTCACGAAGTTATCAAAACCAGCGAAGCTATTATAAAAAGGCGCTGATATATCATAATTCTGAAAACTGTAGTAGAATACAGTACCAATTGGGTAGAATAAAAAAGTAGCGATGATCAGAAACGAAGGCAAAATAAATAAATAAGGAATCCAATTATCTATTTTAAATCTTCTTTCAGCTTTAACGTTTTCACTTAGTTGCTTTGTGCTCATCTTACTCCCCCTTCATCCTTAATCTAGTTTCAACTTTATATGAAAACGCTTTCTTTTAAAAGTAAATTTTTTAAGGTCTTTGTTAAATATTTTAACATGTTATATTACAGGATATTTTGTAGATAAATGTCGTAACACAAATTTATTGATTATAAATGATTGATTTCATCACGTGTGGCCCGTTCTGCTACTCCTACTTAAAAGGATGCAACGTATCGGTAAAGGGATGCAACGCTCGTGCAAAAGTAGTCAACTTTTAATAAAAAGAATACAACGCTGGCGAAAGTATGCAACGTATCGATAAAAGCATGCAACGCTCGTGCCAAAGTAGTCAACGTTTAATGAAAAGAATGCAACGCTGGCGAAAGTATGCAACGTATCGATAAAAGCATGCAACGCTCGTCCCAAAGTAGTCAACGTTTAATGAAAAGAATACAACGCTGGCGAAAGTATGCAACGTATCGATAAAAGCATGCAACGCTCGTCCCAAAGTAATCAACGTTTAATGAAAAGAATACAACGCTGGCGAAAGTATGCAACGTATCGATAAAAGCATGCAACGCTCGTGCCAAAGTAGTCAACGTTTAATGAAAAGAATACAACGCTGGAGAGAGTATGCAACGTATCGGTAAAGGGATGCAGCGCTCGTGCCAAAGTAGTCAACGTTTACTGAAATGAATGCAACGCTGGCGAAAGTATGCAACGTATCAATGCTAGCAATTTTCGGTCACATCAACGAAATCTGCTAAAATCAATAGTAAAATACAATAATCAGGCAAACAAAAATCAACAGCTCTTTTATTATTAAAATAAGAGAGCTGTTGATTTTGATTATAATAAGAAGTAAGCAATGAGCGTGCCGATTCCGCCAAATATGAATGCGTATGCTAAGTTCATTAACGTAATTCGATATGGACTTTGTTCTAAGCTCATCGCGGTTAGTGTAACAACTAAACCATATGTGCCAACTGTTAGTGTTGCAATTGCACTTGTCACCAATACAATCGCTATACTTAGCGGATTATAAACAGTTAATAAAGTACTGATTAAACTGCCTAAGATTCCTAGCGTTGCAACGGGATGAATGCCAAACATACTCAATCCGATAAATAATACTTGAATGACAAAAAACACGAGCAATGGATATTCAGAGACATATAAAATTGGTTTTTGAATGACATCTAAAAATGCTGCGCTACTTATACTATAGGAGAAAAATGATAGCGAAATAAATAGAATCACAAAATTTTGCATGGTATTCGTTTTTTCTTTCCATGTATTCCAGCCAATTGCCCAAAAGCTTCGTAACCGCTTCATAATAACAGACCAAATTAATGTAAATGGAAAGATGAGCAGGGTGACAGTTAAAATAAAGTCAATCTCAAATAATGTTCCGCCTATAATGACTAGCGCCAGAAACAATACGAGTGCACCCGCGAGATGAAAGATCTTACCGCCAAGTCCTTTCGTGCTCACTTCTTCCGGCTCATTAACATCTGTAGCTTGATATGTATATTTTTTAAAATAGTAACGTCCCCAGATTGAATCTAATGTAAATGTTATGACTGCAACGAGCAATAGCCATGGGAAAATTGAAACATAGGAAACACCTGTTAAAAAGATGGGTAAAGCGACTAAAATTTCAAGCGGACTCCAAAGTACCGCCAACGAAAAACCTCTAAGTGTTGATGCGCTGATGAATGCATTTCTCACTTTTCTATCGACAGGCGCTAAATTTCTTTTTAATACTTCTTGTGAAATAGACACCGCAGATAAATTTAAAAACGCAGCTAACGTAAGGGTCGTCCCTGAACCTCGGGTATATAACTTCCCTAAGTCCGATACATTAGCTCTCATTAATGTATTTAAACTACGATCAAATCTACCACTCCTTACAACGCTATTCATCCAAGGTAACATTGCTAGTAAGGTGAGTAGAGATAGATTGGACGTAATAATACTAGGAATCACCG
This window of the Sporosarcina ureilytica genome carries:
- a CDS encoding carbohydrate ABC transporter permease encodes the protein MSTKQLSENVKAERRFKIDNWIPYLFILPSFLIIATFLFYPIGTVFYYSFQNYDISAPFYNSFAGFDNFVKIFTEDKLFFPSLLTSLKWVVSQVGLQLIFGLIFALLLNQTFRLRGFVRAIAFIPWAISGVLASVMWSLMYNEHMGVFNDILMKLGIISEPQAFLAGTTSAFISVIIAELWRGIPFFAITLLASLQSIPEELYEASEIDGASKWESFVHITLPHLKNTIVLTTLLRTVWEFNNVDLIFNLTGGGPANSTTTLTMYIANLAINGSDFGYGSALTVISFVLLFAFAIFYLKITRYERED